The following coding sequences are from one Salvia hispanica cultivar TCC Black 2014 chromosome 3, UniMelb_Shisp_WGS_1.0, whole genome shotgun sequence window:
- the LOC125216409 gene encoding 2-oxoglutarate-dependent dioxygenase 21, chloroplastic-like, with protein MAEKDGSCSSFSMGKSAQERGLPYVPKCYEAQPFDASKIDADIFDVPTIDMAGIEDPERRSIVVEQIANACRRHGFFQIVNHGIVEATIKGALSVASGFLNLTTEEKAKYMSNDVHKAVRYGTSIKDGVDKVQFWRIFLKHYSHPLNNWIHMWPDTPLDYKEKMGKYVSELEMVALKTAGLITDSVGLGPTYLTKEIDNGMQVVAVNGYPPCPEPELALGLPAHSDYCCLTLLLQDSPGLQILDSHTNTWMLVPVVEGALQVLVGDQVEVLTNGRYKSVVHRVVLSSNQPRISIAGLHSLGMDVQVQPPPEMADAHFPGRYRQSSFHDFLDFISKNDLGQGRSFLDTLKIDQPN; from the exons ATGGCCGAGAAGGATGGCAGTTGTAGCTCATTTTCCATGGGGAAATCCGCACAAGAAAGGGGACTTCCCTATGTCCCCAAATGCTACGAGGCGCAGCCTTTCGATGCCTCGAAAATCGATGCCGACATTTTCGATGTTCCGACGATCGACATGGCGGGTATCGAAGATCCCGAGCGGAGATCAATCGTCGTCGAGCAAATTGCGAATGCTTGTCGTCGTCATGGTTTCTTTCAG ATTGTGAATCACGGGATAGTAGAAGCAACGATAAAAGGGGCTTTGTCGGTGGCCTCGGGTTTCCTCAACCTAACGACCGAAGAAAAGGCGAAATACATGTCCAACGACGTCCACAAGGCGGTGAGGTATGGCACGAGCATCAAAGATGGAGTCGATAAGGTCCAGTTTTGGAGGATATTTCTCAAGCACTATTCCCACCCTCTCAACAACTGGATTCACATGTGGCCAGATACCCCTCTAGATTATAA agaaaaaatgggaaaatacGTATCGGAGCTTGAAATGGTTGCGCTGAAGACCGCGGGGCTAATAACCGACTCCGTGGGGTTGGGGCCGACCTACTTGACCAAAGAAATCGACAATGGAATGCAAGTAGTGGCGGTCAATGGCTATCCTCCGTGCCCGGAGCCGGAG CTAGCCCTGGGCCTCCCGGCCCACTCGGACTACTGTTGCCTGACGCTTCTCCTCCAGGACTCCCCGGGCCTACAAATCCTCGACTCCCACACCAACACCTGGATGTTGGTGCCGGTCGTCGAGGGGGCCCTCCAGGTCCTGGTAGGGGACCAGGTGGAGGTCCTCACCAATGGACGCTACAAGAGCGTGGTGCACCGCGTGGTCCTGAGCTCCAACCAGCCACGGATCTCCATCGCCGGCCTCCACAGCCTCGGGATGGACGTCCAGGTCCAGCCGCCCCCGGAGATGGCTGACGCCCACTTCCCCGGCCGGTATAGGCAGAGCAGCTTCCATGACTTTCTCGATTTCATATCCAAGAATGATCTTGGACAGGGGAGGAGTTTCCTCGACACGCTCAAGATTGACCAACCGAATTGA